ATTACTCACTACCGTCTGAATAATAAAATTAGGCTTACGGACCTTGAAAGAACAGTTGTTGATTCACTGGATAGATTAGATTATTGCGGCGGTGTCTATGAGCTGGATGAGATAATAAAAATATGCAGGGTTCTTGATGAAGCAAAACTGGCAAAATATCTTGAAATGTATGATAAACAGATACTTTATAAAAAAGCAGGTTATTTTCTGGAACGATATCAGCAGTCTTTAGGGATAACAGATGGTTTTTTGAGTCAGATAGAAAAAAGGACAGGGAATACGAAAAGTTATTTAGATGAAGAAGCAAAAAACGGTAACGGTATACTCATAAAACGCTGGAGTCTCATAGTGCCAAAACCTCTGGAAGGAAAGGGTGATGTTTTTGTTTAGGTCAGATAAAAAATATTACCTCGAACTTTCTGAAAAGACAGGATTTCACAAAGATGTAATAGAGAAAGTTCACCGACTAATATTGATACTGGAATTTATAAATAGCAATGCTTTTTTAAGAGAGCGATTAGTTCTAAAGGGCGGAACTGCTTTAAACCTAACCGTTTTTGCTTTGCCCAGATTATCTGTGGATATCGATCTGGATTTTCACTCCTATGATAACAGAGAGAAGGTGCTTGAGGAACGGATAAGGGTAAGAGAAATACTACATGGATACTTAGAGAGGGAAGGATATGGTATTTCGAAAAAATCCAAAGATTATTTTGCTTTGGAATCCATTGTAGCTCGTTTCCAAAACAATGCGAGTAATTATGATAATATAAAAATTGAAATCAACTATTCCTTAAGACATCATATTTGGCTACCTGTGATGAGAAAAATAAATACAGAGATTTTTGGCATTAGGGGAGAAGTTAAAACATTACACTATATCGAGCTTTTAGCTGCTAAAACAGCAGCCTTGTTTAACCGTCTTGCGGCAAGGGATTTTTATGATTTATATAATGTGAAAAAGTATAGTATCCTTTCTGAAAAGGTCTTGCAAAATATTTGGCAAAGTACATGGCATCACCACCAATCAGTGTAAGGAGAATCATCAGATATGACGGTGAAACAGTAACATATTGGTATAATGATCATGAAACAAAAGCTAGAAAAGAAGAGAGTTTGGATGTGTTGACCTTTATAGGTCGTATGGTACAGCATATACTTCCGAAGGGATTTCAACGTATAAGATATTATGGTTTGCAGGCAACAAAAACATATGAAAAATGGAGTCAAGTGATAAAAGAAGGTCTTAAGAACTTTTGTAAAGTAGTACAAGGAGTTTATGAAGTAATTGAATCTAGGAATTATAGACAAAGATATAAAGAAAGTAGTGGGAAGGACCCGTTAAAGTGTCCTTTTTGCGGGAGTGAAATGAAAGTATGGAAAATATGGCATCCGATATATGGAGTAATATATGACGAAGAGAAAAATATCAGACAGGGAAAGTATGAAAAATATTCTAAACCAAGAGATAGAGGAGGATGTACCCTTCGGGGGTGCACCAGAATATTACAAATATCGATGTTCTCATTGTCACTTTGAGAACACAATGAATGAGGCCAATGTAGATGTGGCTTTCGGTTGGACTAAGAAAAGGACAAAATGTTCAAGGGGGTTAATGCCCGTACTTGAATGTCCCATTTGTTCATGCTTAACATATGAATGTGTGGATTAAAAAAGTCCGCCCGATAGGGCGATAAGTTCAATGAATAATGCAATGGCATACATTGAGGAGCACTTAACTGATGATATTGATTATAGTGAAGTATCAAAAATTGCTTGCTGCTCAGAGTATCATTTTAAAAGGATGTTTTCTTTCTTATCAGGAATTGGTTTGTCAGAATATATTCGAAGAAGGAAATTAACGCTGGCTGCCCTTGATTTGAAAGGTACAAATTTGAGAATAATCGATGTTGCTGTTAAATATGGTTATGATTCAGCTGATGCATTCTCTCGTGCTTTTCATTCCCTGCATGGCATTCTTCCTTCTGAAGCAAGAAGTGAGAACACACAGTTAAAAGCCTATCCTCGAATGACCTTTCAATTATCAATTAAAGGAGGATGCGAAATGAACTATCGTATTGTTGAGAAAGGACATTTTAAGATCGTAGGATTTAAGAAGAGAGTTCCAATTATTTTTAATGGTGTAAATCCGGAGATTGCAAAAATGACCGAACTTTTAACACCAGAGGTTATTAAACAGTTAAAAGCAATTTCAAATGTAGAACCAACAGGTATTATTAGTGCTTCAGCTAATTTTCCGGAAGGTAGAATGGAAGAGAAAGGAGAATTAGACCATTACATCGGGGTAGCAACAACAAGTAATGAAACTGCAGATTTTGATGTATTAGAAATTGATGGTAGTACCTGGGCTATATTTGAATCGATTGGACCATTTCCGGAAACACTTCAAAATGTGTGGGGAAGAATATACTCAGAGTGGTTTCCGTCTTCAGGGTATGAGGCAGCCCCAGGTCCTGAAATTTTGTGGAACGAGAGTCCTGATACTGGAAATCCAAAGTATCGAAGCGAAATCTGGATTCCGGTAAAGAAAAAAGACTATTAATTACAGAAATATTTTTGATTGAGGGAACTTCCTAGTTAAGTACCCTTTTCATATACAATACAGGTAAAATCTTAAAAAGTGACAAGAAAGTGGTGTAACCATACCCTGGAACACTCTTGTCTTATCAGTAGTATTGTTTGTTGTTATCCCGCTGGCTGGTGGTATAATTACCCGTAATTACATCACAAAAAAGCGAGGACTCGATTACTTTGAAAATATGTTGATATTAGTAAAGACAGCCAGGTAAAAGTGATGAGGAATTTAAAAAAGTAATATCAACAACAGAAACAAAAATAAAAGAGTTAAAAGCAAAACTAAAGTCATAATAATTATAACGCCAATTACAAATCTAGCAGTTGGTGTTATAATTATATATGTCGATATGTTTCCGCCTACC
The genomic region above belongs to Acetivibrio saccincola and contains:
- a CDS encoding type IV toxin-antitoxin system AbiEi family antitoxin domain-containing protein; amino-acid sequence: MKYYEDFLKLEVFNLEDAQKVVGSTENAKVILNSYVKKGLIKHVRRNLYCAVNLENREATADRYLVASKINNNAYLTYHSAFEVHGLSHQVSFLVYVASEQKISDFEFEGVLYKYVGIGIQEGITHYRLNNKIRLTDLERTVVDSLDRLDYCGGVYELDEIIKICRVLDEAKLAKYLEMYDKQILYKKAGYFLERYQQSLGITDGFLSQIEKRTGNTKSYLDEEAKNGNGILIKRWSLIVPKPLEGKGDVFV
- a CDS encoding transposase; the encoded protein is MAKYMASPPISVRRIIRYDGETVTYWYNDHETKARKEESLDVLTFIGRMVQHILPKGFQRIRYYGLQATKTYEKWSQVIKEGLKNFCKVVQGVYEVIESRNYRQRYKESSGKDPLKCPFCGSEMKVWKIWHPIYGVIYDEEKNIRQGKYEKYSKPRDRGGCTLRGCTRILQISMFSLSL
- a CDS encoding nucleotidyl transferase AbiEii/AbiGii toxin family protein — its product is MFLFRSDKKYYLELSEKTGFHKDVIEKVHRLILILEFINSNAFLRERLVLKGGTALNLTVFALPRLSVDIDLDFHSYDNREKVLEERIRVREILHGYLEREGYGISKKSKDYFALESIVARFQNNASNYDNIKIEINYSLRHHIWLPVMRKINTEIFGIRGEVKTLHYIELLAAKTAALFNRLAARDFYDLYNVKKYSILSEKVLQNIWQSTWHHHQSV
- a CDS encoding AraC family transcriptional regulator, whose amino-acid sequence is MNNAMAYIEEHLTDDIDYSEVSKIACCSEYHFKRMFSFLSGIGLSEYIRRRKLTLAALDLKGTNLRIIDVAVKYGYDSADAFSRAFHSLHGILPSEARSENTQLKAYPRMTFQLSIKGGCEMNYRIVEKGHFKIVGFKKRVPIIFNGVNPEIAKMTELLTPEVIKQLKAISNVEPTGIISASANFPEGRMEEKGELDHYIGVATTSNETADFDVLEIDGSTWAIFESIGPFPETLQNVWGRIYSEWFPSSGYEAAPGPEILWNESPDTGNPKYRSEIWIPVKKKDY